The Shumkonia mesophila region GTGTATGTCGTCCCGTCGTCGCGGCTGGCCGAGACGATGACGTCGGTGTTGAGCACCGCCGTCCCGGCTACGTCCTCGTGGTCCAGGGTGACGCGCACCGTGGACGGCGCGGCGGCGGCCGTGATGGTGTTGGACACCAGCACCATCGCCGCCGATGTCACCGTCTCGACGAAAGCGCACGGCACGCCGTCGTTGATGTCCTTGGTGAAGGAAGCGCCGACGCCGACGGCACCCACGTAAGCCGCGCCGCCGCCAGTCACCACTTCGAAGGTGCCGGCCGGGCGGTAGCAGCCGACGTAATAGGTGCCCGATGCCGGCACCGTGTAGGGCGACGACAGGGTGAAGGTCTGCCAGCCCGCCCCGGCGTGGACGGCCGCCTGTTCGGCCATGACGGTGTAGTTGCCGGCGCCGTTGTCCCGGTAGACGGCGACCTGCCCGGTGAAGGCGACGGTCGTGTAGACCGAGATCGACTGGATCACGGCGTCGTTCGTCGCCGCCTGGAACAGATCGACGAACTCGCGGCCCGCCCCATAGAGGGTGCTGGTGCGTGCCCGATTGTCGGTTTGCGTGACGTCGGCGACGGTGCCGTAGGTGCCGGCGGCGGCGTCGAAGAGTTCGCCCGTCGAAGCGGCGGCGTCGATCCCCGCCTGGTCCTCGAAAGCGTCGACCACCGCCGCGCCCAGCGACAGCGCCGAGCGGCCCATCAACTCGGAGATGTCGAAGGCATTCAGGATGGCCATGTCGCGGGCCGTCTGGTCGGCGGCAAGGTTCGGCAGGCCGGTCAACTGCGACCCGTCGATGGCGGGAAGCTTGCCGGCTTCATCCAGCATCACGACATTGCCTGCCGTCGTTCCCGTGTTCTTGAAGGCCGCGGTGCCGAGGCCGGCCGGCGTGACCACGCCGGTCGCGGTGTTGATCGCGAAAATGGCCCGCCACTCGGCGCCGTCATACATCTTGAGCGTGATCGTGCCGGCCACCGAGGTATCGGCCCACCACTTTCCAGCCACCGGGTCGGCCGGCGCCGTCGTGCCGGAAAAGCTGCTGGCCAGAGCCGCCAGCGCCGCATTCAGCATGAGGGTGTATTCGGCACCGCCCTTGCTGTCGTCGATCGTCAATGTCGCCTGGGACATCAGGTTACCTCCGCCGCCTCGACCCTGAACTGGTCGATGGTGATCTGCTGGTTTGGGTTCGTGGTGGTCAGCCGGATGCGGGGCTCGACGCCGCGCGTCTCGTACTCGCCGGCCTGCAAAGCCTCCCAGGCCGACCACGCCGGATCGCCCGCCGGATCGTCCGGCGTGGTGCGGATCTCGACCCGGGCATCGGCCTCTCCGGCCGGCGCGCCCAGAAACGTCGGCCAGTCGCGCACCGCGCCCACTCGGTCGCGGATGGTATCGAGCAGGTTGACCGACAGCACGTCGAGGAGCGCGGTCAGCCGGACGCGCCGCACCGAGCCGAGGTCGAGGCCGCCGGCCGGCGTGAAAGTTCCGGCCGCCACAATCCCGCCGAACGCCCCGAAGTTGCCGACGTCGGCGACCACCGGCATGTCGGCCACCGCCCCGGCGCCGGCCAGCCGCAGGCTGCCGCCGCCCGCCACCGTGCCGTCGTGGGCGCCGATCCAGTCGGGATCGATCTGCATGACGCCGACCGGCGAATAAAGCAGCACGGCGGCCTGGTCGGTCGAGACCTCGGCGGCCGTCTCCGAAACCCGCTTGCCGGAATCCCGGGCCAGCACGTAGTAGGTTCCGGCCCTGAGCGGCGCCACCGCCTGCACCGCCGCGCCCGGCAGCGGGTCCATAATGCTGGTCGACTTGGCGATGCCGCCGCCCGTCGCCGAGTGGCGGATGAGGATGTCCCCGCCGATCCGCACGTCGAGGCCCGGGTGCGGGCTCCACGTCAGGATGGCCAGGCCGCCGGCCCGCGCCAGCGACAGGCCGGTCGGAGGTACCGGCAACGCGGCCAAGCCCCACAGGGTCTTGGACAGCGTGGCCCATGGCCCCCGCCGCCCGAAGCCGTCGACGCAGCGCGCGCGCACCGTGTAGGCGCCCTTGCCGACGTCGCGCAGTTCGACCGGCGGCGCCGTCACGAAGCCGAGCGGCGCAAAGGTTTCGGTCGGCCGCTTCACCTGGATCTCGATCCAGCGCACGCGTACGTCGGTCGGCGGGCGCCACGACACCGAGGCGCCGCCGGCGACGCCGGGGCCTGCCTGGTAGAGATACTCGGTGACGTCCAGGTCCTGCGGCGTCGGCAGCGGGCCGGTCGGCACCAAGCTCGTGCGGGCCGGCTGGAAATCGGCCGCGTCGTCCACCGCCTCGTGCAGGCCCGGACGGTAGGTCAGGCAGTCGAACTGGGTGACGCCGTTGCCCTTCTCGGCCACCGTGATGACGCGGGCGTATTCGGGCTCGATCTCGCCCGACCACATCATCCAGACGGCGCCCTCGACCGGCACAGCAGGCAGGTCCTCGGACAGCGTCAGCACGGTCGCCGCGCCGGGCCCGTTCGCCACCACGCGATCGGCGAGGCCGCCATCCGGCAGCCGGACCGACACGCCGTACGAGACGCCGGCTTCCAGGTCCACAGCGGCGTCCAGCGTCAGCGACGACACGGTCGCCGCCGCCAGCCGGCCACCCCAGCGGGCGCCCACCTCCTCGGCGTCGCGGATCCGGATCACGTTGCCGGGCCGCAGGTCGGTCAGGTCCTCGCCGCCGGCGAAGATAATCGGATCGAGATCCTGCGAAGCCAGCAGCCAAGCGCCGACGCGCCGCGCCTGGCCCCGGCTGTTACAGAGGAAGGCCGCCACCTGGGCCGGCTTGTAGCCGAAGCGGCGGATCGCCGGGCCGTCCTCCACCACCTCGAAGGCGACGCGGCCGACGTCGGCCGGGTCGTTCCAGGCGACGATGGCCGCCGTCGGCCTGGCGCGCAGCTTGCTGCCCGGCCGCTCGAACCGGCCGCCGACAACGTTGGCGTTGGTGACCAGGCGAACGGGATCGAGCGGCCGGTCGCACGAGGCCATCATGCCGCCGGCGCCCCAGAAGGCCATGCCCCGGAAGACCGACGTCAGCGTGGCGAGCACCGCGATGGCGTCGCGACGCGCCTCGATGACGCCGTTCATGGTGAAGCGAGGCTCCTGGCCGCCGAAGCCATCCGGCACCAGGCCGTCGCAATAGCGGCCGATCTCGTAGAGGTCCCACTTTAACTGCGAGAGCTGGGCCGCCGACACGAAGCGGCCGAGGCCCCACAGCTCACGCTGGCAGATGTTGTAGAACCCCCAGGCCGGATTGTCCGTCCAGTCGACCTTGAAGGTGCCGTCCCACAGGCCGTCGTAGGCGCGGGTGCGCGGATCGTAGTTCGACGGGATCTGGAAATCGGCGAGCCCCCAGACGTCGTAGGAGCGGCCGGGGATGGTGTTGCCGAACTGCTCGGCGTCGGCCTCGATGCCGATGACCGCCGAATAGGGGTACGACAGCTTGGATTCGGTGAGCAGGGTGACCGACGACACCCACGTTTCGTTCTTGAGCGCGGAGTCCTCGGAATCCGGCGTCGAGCGGAAGACGCCCCACTCCCACGAGCCGGCGGCAGCCGGCTTGGCGACCCGATAGCCCAGTTCGGCCGGGGCCGTGTTCTTGTCCGTGATGGCGACGTCGTGCGCAGTCTCCCACTCGCCGCCGGCCGGGCGGCGGCGCACGGTGAACGCCACCGATGTGCCTAGCAGGTCGCCGTTCGTCCTGTTCTGCGAGACCAGCGCCGGGAACTGGATCTTGATGCGCACGGCGTCGACGTCGGCGTCCGTCACACCGCGGATGACCGGCGCGTCGGCCTTCACCCGCACGCCGATCGCCACTTCCTCCTCGACCTCGTCGAAGCCGGGGATGGGATCCTGGTCGGGCGAGCCCAGACGCTCGCGGATGGTGATCCCGCTGAAGTTGGCGCTGCCGTCCGCCGCCTCGACGGGCGTGCCGTCGATGATGACCGACTTCAAGCCGTCGACCAGGCCGCCGATCGCGCCCTCGCCCAGCAGGTCGAGGATGCGCGCGACGTTCTTGGTGCGCAGCGTGTTGGGGGCTTCCTGGGCGACACGGCCCTCGCCGCCGCCGCCCTTGCCGCCCTTGCGGCCGAACGCCTGCGGGCGCGGCCCGCGCCGGCTGATGGGGTCCGCCATGATCGATCAGGCCTCTATGCGCTCGGCCGTCATACCGGCCGAAATGACGCGCGAGCCGACGATGGCCCGGCCGATGATCAGCGGCACCGGGCCGCCCTGCTCGGTGGTATTGACGGGCCCATTGAAAAGGAACGAGGCCCGCTGGTCGGCGCTCTCGAACTGCCCGAAGTCCTGCACGCCTGGAACCGGCGTCAGCGCTTGCGCGATGCCGCCCAGGATCATCGAGGCGCCGAACATCGCGATGTTGGCATAGGTCACCTCGAGGCCGATGCCGGCGACGGTAAAGGCCGTGGCCCCCATCCCCGTGCCGGCAACGGTGCCGCCGCCCGCCGCCGCCACGGCAACCGGCGCCGCATAGATCGCCACGACCATCAGCGCGGCGCCGATGATGACCTTGCCCACTCCGTTGCTCTTGCCGCCGGCGGCGACCGGGTGGATATCGACCCGCCCGGCGGAGCCGATGGTCATCCTCAGGCCGTCTTCGTCGACCTCGCGCGATCCCGCCAGCACGCGGAATTCGCCCTCGGCAATCGCCTCGCGGAAGCCATCGACCTGAAACAGCGCCCGCACGGCCTCGGCCGGCGTGACGATGTCCAGACTGAAGGGCCCGCCGAAGCGGGCCAGGGAACCGTGCAGGTGTACCTCGGTCAGCGGCATGTCGGCTCTCGCTCTGGTCGAAGGGCGCCCGATGGCGTAAGATCGCTCCCCTGATCACGCATCGGAGGAACGTCGATGGCCAACAAGCGGAAGGCATGGCTCTTGATCGTCGCCGGCGCGCTCGCCCTGGCGGCCTGCGGCGGCCCGTCCGGCAACAACTTTCCCGTCCCGCTGGTCCTGTCGGACGGCGCGCGCGGCTACAGCATGCGTGGTTACGTCTCGTACACCAGCTCCCGTGAAACCGCCGTCGATGAGGTCACCGGCCGGATGACAACCGCCTGCGGCGGCCCGGTCGAGATGAAACTCCTGGACCTCAGCCGCGCCGATTCCATCGGCGGCGTCCCGCACTTCCTCTACGAGGCGGTGGCGCGCTGCCTGCCACAGACCAGCAAAGCCTCCTAGCGACCAGCCTCGTACCTCAGCCAGTGCGTCACGTAGGTCTGCCAGCGGCTGCCCGGCTCGCGGCAAGACAGCCGTGTCGGGTCGACGGGCAGCTTGGCCGTCAGGTGGTGGAGGATCTCGCCGTTACCCAGGTAGAGGCCGCCGTGGTTGGGCACCGGCGACTTCGGCGTCTGCGCCAGGAAAACGTCCCAAGGAGCCTGGCGTTCCCCTTCGGCCAAACGGCGGAAGCCGGCCCTGGAAAACCCCTCGCGGTAGAGGTCGGCGCCGTTCCGCCACCACTCCCAGTCGCGCGGAAACTCGGGCAGCACGATGCCGCGCTCCAGCCGGTAGGCGTCGCGGATCACGCTGTAGCAGTCGGTCACGCCGTGGCGGAAGCCGCGTCCGACCAGCGGAGCGATCGGCGCGCCGTCGCCGAAGACGACCGGCGGCAGGCAACCGCGGCCATCGGTGCTGACCAGGACCCACGGCACGGCCGTCGCCACCTGCTGGCGCATGTCGTCACCCGACGGGCAATCCGGCCCGCCGGGGTGGGAATGCACGATGGCCTCGACCGGCGAGAGGGAGGCCAGCCGGCGGGTGGCGATGCGGAAGGCCTGCGTCCGGTCGGCCGCCACGTTGCGGCAGCGCACGTATGCGCCGCCCTTGATCACCCCGCAGGCCTCGGCCGGGAAGGCGGACAGCGCGTGGGCGCAAATCGCCGCATGCGCCTCGGTCGACAGCAAGAAACCGCCCATCACGACCTCACCTTCGCCACGCCGGGGAAGCCGCCGAACGGGATGGCCCCCGTGGCGGCGAAACGCAGCTCGCAGTCGCGCAGCTGCTTGCCGCAGCGGTCGGCCGCCGGATCGGCGACCGTCTGGCCGCGCTCGTTGAAATACGCCGCCCCCGTGTACGGGCAGAACACGTGGGCATAGTCGAAGGCGCCGGTGGCCGCGTCCCACAGCCGGTAGGTGAAGGGGCAGTAGTCGCGGATGATCACCCGGCCCGGAAGCTGCACGCCCGCCTGGTCGACCGGCGAGGCCAGCACGACCGTGATGGTGGCGCCGTCGATCGGCCGGCGCACCTGGTCGACCGCCCAGATCTCGATGGGCCAGTGAACCGAGCCGTCCGGATCATCGCCGTCATCGAGGTGCATGCGCTTGGTGCGGATGCGCTCGACCATGGCGCCGCGCAGGTTGTCATACTGCTTGAGCAGCGAGACGATGGAGAGCGACGTACGCGGCAGGGTGAGTGTCGGCTCGACCGGCGAACCCTCGCCCGTCCACGAAAACCCCTCGGCCTTGACGTCGACCGGCGCGTATGTCACGCCGTCGAAGGATACCGGTTGGCCGTCCGGCAGCACGTGGCGGGAGAAGCACACCTTCTCGGCCTCGCCGAAGGCCGAAAGGTCGAGCCGCCACAGTTCGACCGTGGCGTCCTGGGCAAGCTTCTGGGCCTCGGCGTGCGGGATGGTCACAGTACCACCTCCTGCCACTGGGCGGTCACCGCATAGGTGCCCGCCTTCAACCAGGTCTTGCGCCACGCCGTGCACTTCCACTGCCGCGCCACCGCGTTGCCCGGAAGCTGATAGGTGAAGCGGCCGACGCCGGCCAGGCCGGCGAAGAAGGTGACGATGGCGTCGGCGTCCGCCTCCGTGAGTTGCATCCAGGCGACCTGGATGGCAGCCAGCATGGTGTTGATGCCGTCCGGGCTGTCCTGGCTGTAGCCGTCGCCGAGGGAGACCGACTGCACGCGCGGCGTCACATCCTCGGTGAGGCCAACCGACGGCGCGCGCGGCGGGGTGAACGGAACGGCCATCCTCCTACGCCTCCCCTTACACCATCCGTTGGCGGTTGAGCAGCCCGCCCGGCCGCATCTGCTTTTCGGCGGCGGCGATCAGGGCGGCGTTGGCCTTCTCCTCGACCAGCTTACCGAGCGCGTTGAGCGCGGCCGGGTCCATCGCGCCCGAACCTTTACTCTCCAGGTTCACCGTGACCGGCGAGTTGATGATCACGTCGCCGGCGGACGCCGCCGACAGCAGGCGGTCGGCATTGTCCATCTGCCTGGGCGTGAACACGCCCTCGTCGCGCCTGAGGATGGCGGCGAACTCGTCGCGCTTGAGCCAGCCGTCGTGGAGGCGCGGCGCGGCGCCGTACAGCGCGGAGGGTACCGCGCGCCGGGCCGGGGGAGGCGTCCCCACCTTCCAGCCGGCGTGCCCCACCGCCACCGGAGTGATCCCGGCATCGGCGATGCCCGCCGATCCGCCGCCGCCCCAAAGGCCGCCGATCCACGAGGAGAACCCGGCGGCCAGCGGCGCCGTGACGCTCTGGCGCAGCAGGATGCGGGCCATGTCCATGGCGAGGCCGCGCAGCACATCGCCGAGATCCTCCGCCTGGAGGATGGCGTCCTCGAACGCCGAGGAGAATGACATCCCCATGTCGGCGCCCATCCGCTTGACGGACTCCGTGCTGTCCTTCAGGCGGTCGAGCTCGGCGCGCTGTTCGCCCAGCTTGCGCGCCGCGTCGTCGATGGCCGTGATCTCGGCGGGCGACAACTCGGCGCCGGCGCGGCGGTACTGGTTGACGAGGTCGATCTGCGCCTTGACGCGCGCGTATTCCTCCTCGGACTGGCGCAGCGCGGCGATCAGCCGCTCGTTGTCCGAGATCTCCTGCTCGATGCCGTCGGCGATCTCGCCCTGCTTGAGCAGCTTCTCGTATTGGGTATCGAGATAGGCGCGCTCGATGTCGTTGACCGCGCGCAGCCCCTCGGTGGCGTCCCAGTACCGCCCGGAAAGGTAGGCGATCATCTCGCCGGCATCGCTGTCGATGCCGACGCCGGCCTTCTTCAGGTCGTTATAGACGGCCTGCTCGCGCGCCGTGCGGCCGAGCTGATCCTCCTGGAAGCGGAGGTCTTGGAGAACCTTGTCCGCCTGCTCGGAGATCCGCTCTCCCGCCCCGCCGCCCGCCCCTGCACCGGCGGCGGCCCGCTCGGCATCGCGCCTTTTAACCTCGTCGGCGACGCGGTTGTACTCATCCAGGATTTCCTGCGCCTTCGCGCGGGCCGCATTCACGGCCTGCCCCTGCCGGTCGAGGGTCTGCCTCGGCGCGCCGGCCGCCGTGAAGGCGCTCAACTTCCCTTCCTGCCCGTCCAGCAGCTTCCGGTATTTATCGTATTCCGCCGCCAGCTCACCCAGGCGC contains the following coding sequences:
- a CDS encoding host specificity protein J, translated to MADPISRRGPRPQAFGRKGGKGGGGEGRVAQEAPNTLRTKNVARILDLLGEGAIGGLVDGLKSVIIDGTPVEAADGSANFSGITIRERLGSPDQDPIPGFDEVEEEVAIGVRVKADAPVIRGVTDADVDAVRIKIQFPALVSQNRTNGDLLGTSVAFTVRRRPAGGEWETAHDVAITDKNTAPAELGYRVAKPAAAGSWEWGVFRSTPDSEDSALKNETWVSSVTLLTESKLSYPYSAVIGIEADAEQFGNTIPGRSYDVWGLADFQIPSNYDPRTRAYDGLWDGTFKVDWTDNPAWGFYNICQRELWGLGRFVSAAQLSQLKWDLYEIGRYCDGLVPDGFGGQEPRFTMNGVIEARRDAIAVLATLTSVFRGMAFWGAGGMMASCDRPLDPVRLVTNANVVGGRFERPGSKLRARPTAAIVAWNDPADVGRVAFEVVEDGPAIRRFGYKPAQVAAFLCNSRGQARRVGAWLLASQDLDPIIFAGGEDLTDLRPGNVIRIRDAEEVGARWGGRLAAATVSSLTLDAAVDLEAGVSYGVSVRLPDGGLADRVVANGPGAATVLTLSEDLPAVPVEGAVWMMWSGEIEPEYARVITVAEKGNGVTQFDCLTYRPGLHEAVDDAADFQPARTSLVPTGPLPTPQDLDVTEYLYQAGPGVAGGASVSWRPPTDVRVRWIEIQVKRPTETFAPLGFVTAPPVELRDVGKGAYTVRARCVDGFGRRGPWATLSKTLWGLAALPVPPTGLSLARAGGLAILTWSPHPGLDVRIGGDILIRHSATGGGIAKSTSIMDPLPGAAVQAVAPLRAGTYYVLARDSGKRVSETAAEVSTDQAAVLLYSPVGVMQIDPDWIGAHDGTVAGGGSLRLAGAGAVADMPVVADVGNFGAFGGIVAAGTFTPAGGLDLGSVRRVRLTALLDVLSVNLLDTIRDRVGAVRDWPTFLGAPAGEADARVEIRTTPDDPAGDPAWSAWEALQAGEYETRGVEPRIRLTTTNPNQQITIDQFRVEAAEVT
- a CDS encoding C40 family peptidase, with the translated sequence MGGFLLSTEAHAAICAHALSAFPAEACGVIKGGAYVRCRNVAADRTQAFRIATRRLASLSPVEAIVHSHPGGPDCPSGDDMRQQVATAVPWVLVSTDGRGCLPPVVFGDGAPIAPLVGRGFRHGVTDCYSVIRDAYRLERGIVLPEFPRDWEWWRNGADLYREGFSRAGFRRLAEGERQAPWDVFLAQTPKSPVPNHGGLYLGNGEILHHLTAKLPVDPTRLSCREPGSRWQTYVTHWLRYEAGR
- a CDS encoding phage tail protein, with translation MAVPFTPPRAPSVGLTEDVTPRVQSVSLGDGYSQDSPDGINTMLAAIQVAWMQLTEADADAIVTFFAGLAGVGRFTYQLPGNAVARQWKCTAWRKTWLKAGTYAVTAQWQEVVL
- a CDS encoding tail assembly protein encodes the protein MPLTEVHLHGSLARFGGPFSLDIVTPAEAVRALFQVDGFREAIAEGEFRVLAGSREVDEDGLRMTIGSAGRVDIHPVAAGGKSNGVGKVIIGAALMVVAIYAAPVAVAAAGGGTVAGTGMGATAFTVAGIGLEVTYANIAMFGASMILGGIAQALTPVPGVQDFGQFESADQRASFLFNGPVNTTEQGGPVPLIIGRAIVGSRVISAGMTAERIEA
- a CDS encoding phage tail tape measure protein, which codes for MAERSVSIRLSLKDGEVVRRALMALGEDGQKALARIEKQSQPASRGLLALNAVSKEVRAGMTAQAGALGAVGAGLIALGPAGLIAGAAIAVIAATIVKTTRAAAEATREVGALAERAGQLGVGVEALQEYRYAFGQTGVGADTLEKSLASLGRRVGEIANFGRGEAKEAFKQLGISIFDATGHAKTLEDILPEVADGLAAIADESQRNALAAKLFEAEGSVMVRMLGQGSAALARMRAEARDMGAVLDASMVRQASEANKKLQTMQTIIDTQMNGALISLSPLLIDLAEAWAGVAKWIGEVADNWRDVENATSGGLRKRLGELAAEYDKYRKLLDGQEGKLSAFTAAGAPRQTLDRQGQAVNAARAKAQEILDEYNRVADEVKRRDAERAAAGAGAGGGAGERISEQADKVLQDLRFQEDQLGRTAREQAVYNDLKKAGVGIDSDAGEMIAYLSGRYWDATEGLRAVNDIERAYLDTQYEKLLKQGEIADGIEQEISDNERLIAALRQSEEEYARVKAQIDLVNQYRRAGAELSPAEITAIDDAARKLGEQRAELDRLKDSTESVKRMGADMGMSFSSAFEDAILQAEDLGDVLRGLAMDMARILLRQSVTAPLAAGFSSWIGGLWGGGGSAGIADAGITPVAVGHAGWKVGTPPPARRAVPSALYGAAPRLHDGWLKRDEFAAILRRDEGVFTPRQMDNADRLLSAASAGDVIINSPVTVNLESKGSGAMDPAALNALGKLVEEKANAALIAAAEKQMRPGGLLNRQRMV
- a CDS encoding phage minor tail protein L encodes the protein MTIPHAEAQKLAQDATVELWRLDLSAFGEAEKVCFSRHVLPDGQPVSFDGVTYAPVDVKAEGFSWTGEGSPVEPTLTLPRTSLSIVSLLKQYDNLRGAMVERIRTKRMHLDDGDDPDGSVHWPIEIWAVDQVRRPIDGATITVVLASPVDQAGVQLPGRVIIRDYCPFTYRLWDAATGAFDYAHVFCPYTGAAYFNERGQTVADPAADRCGKQLRDCELRFAATGAIPFGGFPGVAKVRS